The Deltaproteobacteria bacterium genome contains the following window.
ACGGCGTTCACGCGGACGGCGGGTCCGAGTTCGCGCGCGGCCATCCGCGTCAGTTCCAGGAGCGCCTTCTTGGACAGGGTGTAGGCGGCATGCCGCGGGTCCGAGCCGCGCACGCGCGTGTCGAGGATGTTGACGACGTGTCCCTCGGAGCAGGCCTCGGCGAAGGCCTGCGTCAGAAAGAAGGGCGCCTTGAAATGGATGTTGAAGTGGCGCTCGAACAGGTCGCGCCCGGTGTCGCGGAGGGTGGCGCGTTCGAAGACGGAGGCGTTGTTGACGAGGACGTTCAATCGCGGAAACTGCTCCCGCACCCTGGGGACGAGAGCGGCCGTCTCGTCGTGGTCGTTCAGGTCGCAGCGGAACAGCCGGCACCGGCGCCCGCAATCCTCGATGTCCCGCGCCGTGCGTTCGGCCGCTTCCGCGGAAGTGTGGTAGTGAAGCGCCACGTCGTAGCCGTGTCGCGCCAGCGCTTTCGCGATGGCGGCGCCGATGCGCCTGGCTCCACCGGTGACGAGGGCGGCTCCCTTGGGCATGGACATGGGGACATCATAACGGGTTGGCGGTGCACCCACCACCGCTGCGAGTTGGTGGAGCAGGTCGACCGGGCCGTGTCACGGGAAACACTCGTGGACCAGCTCACCGAGGACTATCAGGAGGTCCGCCACTACGGCATGCTCGCCTACATCTACGAAGGCATCAGCGGCGAGCGGGTGCAGTGGCGGGAGCTGCGGGAAACCGCGCAACAGGCATCCTGGTACGAGCTGTCGCGCCGGGAGCACCAGCGGTGGGCCGAGCTAAAGGCCGGCGGTTCGGAGCTGGAACTGGCGGCGGCGCTCTTTACCCGCGGCGGAGGCGGCTCGCTCTTCTACGGTATGATCCCGCTAGGGGGCGGCGACTACGAGGAGGCCCTCTCGCGTGCCTCGAAGACCATTCTCAGGGACGAGATCGAGCACGGCGCCTCGGAGGGAAGGGAAGACCTATACCGGCTCATCCGTGGCCGGGACGACGTCGAAACCGCTTCCAGGATCATCGCGGAGATGGGTGCCATACGATTGGAGATGAGAAACGAGCAGTACGGGAACCCCATGCCGGAGGAGCGGCTGCGGGAGATCCGCGAGGGCGATATCGCGCCCGTAACCATGGAAGAGATGCTGTCGGCGTGCCCGCGGGACGGCGAAGACTGGTTCGAGTGGTATCACGAGAGGCCGAAGCCGCTCTCGGCGGTGTCGATTTCGTGAGCGCAGCGCGCATCGCCAACGACGAATTTCCGCGTGTTATAATGGATTGATCCTACAAAAACCTGCTGCCGAAGGGGGAAAGCCATGGACGCGCTCGAAGTTTTGGCGTTCATCTTTGCGGTCGTGGTGCTCGTAAAGCTCGCCGGCTTGCTGGTCTCTCCGACGTGGTGGATGGACACGGCCGGAGCCATGCTCAACTATCCGCGTGCGTGCACCTGGGTCTACGCCGTGCTGGCCGCGGTGGTGGGATACATCGTCTTCACGCGGATGGACGTCGTGGAGGTGGTCTCGGCGATGCTGCTCACGTCTCTGCTGATGGGAGTGGCGCTGGCGCCCTATTCCGAGACGATCCTCAAGCTCGGCAAGGAGGTGGCGGGCGAGGGGTTCGGCCGGTTGTGGCCGGTGATGGCCATCTGGACCGTCATCGCGGTGTGGGCGTTGTACGCCGTTCTGGCGCCGTCATAGCGGTTGAGCCTTCCCCCTTGCGCGAGCCTGGAGTCCCCTTCGCCCACCGCCCGCTACCGGGACCGTGAAGAAACCGCGGGGTTTGCGTGACGGCCGGTTGACCTCTACCGTCTCCTTGTGGCCAGAACCTCCAGGACTTCCCCGACCGGGGGTCCGGGGTCGGTGCGGTCCTTGAACGGCGCCAGCCGTTGGTAGAGTTCCGCCGCGGCCTTGTGGAACCCCGGCGGGAGCCCGGCGGATTCGAAGCTGGCGGCGATTTCTTCCATCTCGCCCACGTAACGCCAGCCCTTGGGCGCCGCCACCGCGGCCGCGCGTTCGCTCTTGCGTTCGGCGTTGGGCTGCGACGCCGCCCATTCCTCCAGGAGGGCTGCTTCCACGCCTTCACTGACCGCCAGGGCGCGGACGGCCAGGATCAGCGCGTCGCTGCCCTTGGTCCAGGCCGCGTAGGTCATCTTGAGCGCGGAGGCCGCCCCCGGTCCGCCTTCGATGACCCGGGCGTCGAGCGGACCCCCGGAGAACAACAGCGCCACGGGCTCGGCACCGGCACCCGAGAGATAAAGGCGCGTGGTTCCCGGCTTGCGCACCGGCTGGCCGATGATGCCGCCGTCAACGAAACGCGCCCCGGCCTTGGACACGATGGCCCCCACGCGTTGCGCGGTCTCACGGGACACGGCGTTGGCATCGATGTAGAGCCCGGCGAAGCCCAGGTCCGCCACGTCTCGTGCCACCTCCTCGGCGGCGTGGGGCGGGCACACGGAAAGAACCGCGTCGCTTTGGCGGACCGCCTCCGCCAGTGTCGCCACCTCGACCAGCCCGGCCTCCACCGCCCTGCGCCGGCTCTCCTCCCGCCGCCCCTCGGAAACCCACAACACACGGGCGCCCGTCACCGCCGCGCCGACGGTGGCGCCCATGTTGCCGGGATGCAGCAGAGTGATGGTTTTGATCTGCATGGCCTCCTCCAAGAAGACCCTGATCAATTGTTCCGGCGTCCTTCGACTTCGCTTCGCTACGCTCAGGACGAACGGCTGATGGGCCGCCGCTGCGTCGTCTCTCGCGCAAGCAGGGCTAGTGGTCCTGCTCTTCCACGTCGCTGGCCTTGACGCGCCGCGACTTGAGCTTCTCGCCGGTCTCGAAGTAGCGGCCCTCCACGGCGAGCTTGGCTTCCTCGTCCAGCTCGTCGTCCCACTGGCCCAGGGAATAGCCGTACCACGGCATCTTGGGGTTCAGGGGCGGCAACATCAGCTCCTCCCACAGCTCCCGTGCGTGCTCCATGTACTCCCGCTTGGGCAGGGAGACCGGCGGGAAGGGCTCCTTCTGAATGGCGTTGCACAGCATGCCCGACTCGTCCGCCGGCAGGTGGTACGACACCACGTCGGTGCCCTTGGCCTCGTCCTTGTAGAGGAACGGCGGGGCGTGGCCCTTCTCCATGCCGCCGATGATCTGCACGTCCTTGTGGGGCTTCATGCGGTAGCACATGGCCCAGAAGACGGCCGCCTCGTCCGACGGATCGATGTCCTCGTCCACCGCGATGACGATCTTGCCGACGCCGGGGTGGAACGACGCCGCGGCGTGCAGCGCGCGCCACACCTCGGCTTCCTTGGGCTTGCGCATCTGCACGATGACGAGCTTGTAGGTGTTGGTCAGGGGCTCGTGCATCTCCACCCGGATGACGCTGGTGATGCGGCAGTGGTCCCGCAGGTGCACCAGCATGAGCCGGTCGTAGCCGATCTTGCGGATGACCGACGACTCGCTGGGGGTGAGCTGGCTCAGCCACGACACGTAGATGGCGTCCTTGCGGTGGGTGATGGCGGTGACGTCCATGAAGGGGTTCAACTGGCGCGGGTGCATGTAGCCGTGGGACTCGCCGAACGGCCCCTCGGGCTCCACGAACTCGGTGTTGAGGTGCCCCTCGATGACGATCTCGGACTCCGCCGGCACCTGGAGGTCCACGGTCTTGCACTGGGCCATGCGGATAGGCTCGCCCACGAAGCCGCCGGCGATGGCCATCTCGTCCACGCCGTAGTCGACCTTCTGCACCGATACGTAGGAGACCACCGGCGGCGCGCCGATGACCAGGGCCGCCTCCAGCGGCTCGCCGCGCTTCTGCGCGTTCTTCCAGTGCAGGAAGATGTCCTGGCCAAGTCCGGACGGGAACACGCCCACCCGGGTGTTCGACTTGATCTGGCCGCGGTAGTTGCCGATGTTGCCGATGCCGGTCTCGGGGTCCTTGGTGATCCAGTGGGAGCAGGTGGTGTAGGGGCCGTTGTCGAAGCCGGGAGTGGAGATGGGGAC
Protein-coding sequences here:
- a CDS encoding SDR family oxidoreductase, producing MSMPKGAALVTGGARRIGAAIAKALARHGYDVALHYHTSAEAAERTARDIEDCGRRCRLFRCDLNDHDETAALVPRVREQFPRLNVLVNNASVFERATLRDTGRDLFERHFNIHFKAPFFLTQAFAEACSEGHVVNILDTRVRGSDPRHAAYTLSKKALLELTRMAARELGPAVRVNAVAPGMILPPPGGVVDELERRSAGLPLKRVGDTANVVAAVLFLIDNPFVTGECVYVDGGEHL
- a CDS encoding DUF1932 domain-containing protein — translated: MQIKTITLLHPGNMGATVGAAVTGARVLWVSEGRREESRRRAVEAGLVEVATLAEAVRQSDAVLSVCPPHAAEEVARDVADLGFAGLYIDANAVSRETAQRVGAIVSKAGARFVDGGIIGQPVRKPGTTRLYLSGAGAEPVALLFSGGPLDARVIEGGPGAASALKMTYAAWTKGSDALILAVRALAVSEGVEAALLEEWAASQPNAERKSERAAAVAAPKGWRYVGEMEEIAASFESAGLPPGFHKAAAELYQRLAPFKDRTDPGPPVGEVLEVLATRRR
- a CDS encoding UbiD family decarboxylase, with translation MGYADLHEHLRMLEEAGHLRRINQTINKDTELHPLVRWQYRGGIPDEERKAWYFSNVTDSRGRKFDFPVVVGALAGSKAIYFLGMGCNSADEMDAKWKHALSNPIKPQVVDNPACHEVVMTDDAVENEGLDKFPVPISTPGFDNGPYTTCSHWITKDPETGIGNIGNYRGQIKSNTRVGVFPSGLGQDIFLHWKNAQKRGEPLEAALVIGAPPVVSYVSVQKVDYGVDEMAIAGGFVGEPIRMAQCKTVDLQVPAESEIVIEGHLNTEFVEPEGPFGESHGYMHPRQLNPFMDVTAITHRKDAIYVSWLSQLTPSESSVIRKIGYDRLMLVHLRDHCRITSVIRVEMHEPLTNTYKLVIVQMRKPKEAEVWRALHAAASFHPGVGKIVIAVDEDIDPSDEAAVFWAMCYRMKPHKDVQIIGGMEKGHAPPFLYKDEAKGTDVVSYHLPADESGMLCNAIQKEPFPPVSLPKREYMEHARELWEELMLPPLNPKMPWYGYSLGQWDDELDEEAKLAVEGRYFETGEKLKSRRVKASDVEEQDH